One window of Gloeothece citriformis PCC 7424 genomic DNA carries:
- the hepA gene encoding heterocyst formation ABC transporter subunit HepA — MPISLLISTAKRWNLPIFKHKYYFILREFKYFSGLVTLAVTFTILDAMFQGFSVGFILALLQSMINPNAEPVKTGIDWFDLAILGINRTPQERLYNVFILIVVTVLFRLSFSFLGRLYSLLWQSKLAYQLRLRCFDQLQSLSLGYFTESRSGDLIHTITSEINYFTLSLVSITELFTAICTIWAYIISMILLSWQLALISLILLLLQVAGVTMLIRKVREASFEKSKAGSRYTSTVLEFINGIRTVHAFAAQEFERKRHYQANSNFYQISIQARKFMAAIGPLSEGVATILFVGMLALAATILIPTGQLQLASLLTFLFVLFRLLPIVRQINNQRAQIGDLHGALEKIRQLLKTDNKPYFYNGYIRFSGLNQGIEFVNVDFGYDPSQTILHKINLKIEKGKMMALVGASGSGKTTIAALISRFYDPTRGKILIDGVDLKTLDINSFRQKIAVVSQDTFIFNASVRDNIAYALENVNDEDILQVAQLANALEFIVKLPDGLDTQLGERGVRLSGGQRQRIAIARALLRNPEILILDEATSALDSISERLIQQSIENLSMGRTVIAIAHRLSTITQADKIVVLEQGRIVEQGTYQDLLQEEGKLWNYHQLQQGVC; from the coding sequence GGTCACCCTGGCAGTAACGTTTACTATATTAGATGCCATGTTTCAGGGATTTAGTGTAGGGTTTATTCTCGCATTACTGCAAAGTATGATTAATCCCAATGCAGAGCCAGTTAAAACAGGAATAGATTGGTTTGATCTAGCTATTTTAGGAATTAATCGGACTCCTCAAGAGCGACTCTATAACGTCTTTATCTTAATTGTTGTAACAGTCTTATTTCGACTGTCTTTTTCTTTTTTAGGACGACTTTATAGCCTTCTCTGGCAAAGTAAATTGGCTTATCAATTGCGATTAAGATGTTTTGACCAATTACAATCTTTAAGTTTAGGCTATTTTACAGAAAGTCGTTCTGGAGATTTAATTCATACTATTACCTCAGAAATTAACTATTTTACACTTAGCCTTGTATCAATTACTGAATTATTTACAGCCATTTGCACCATTTGGGCTTACATCATTTCAATGATTCTCCTTTCTTGGCAATTAGCCTTAATTTCTCTGATATTACTCCTGCTTCAAGTAGCCGGTGTAACTATGCTAATTAGAAAAGTACGAGAGGCAAGTTTTGAAAAATCAAAAGCAGGGAGTCGATATACTTCAACTGTTTTGGAATTTATTAATGGAATTCGTACCGTTCATGCTTTTGCTGCTCAAGAATTTGAACGTAAACGCCACTATCAAGCTAATTCAAACTTCTATCAAATTTCAATTCAAGCCAGAAAATTTATGGCCGCGATCGGCCCTCTTTCAGAAGGAGTGGCTACTATATTATTTGTGGGGATGTTAGCCTTAGCAGCAACCATTTTAATTCCCACAGGTCAATTACAGTTAGCATCACTGCTGACATTCTTATTTGTTTTATTTCGCTTATTACCCATCGTGCGGCAAATTAACAATCAGAGAGCGCAAATTGGAGATTTACATGGAGCTTTAGAAAAAATTAGACAATTATTAAAAACGGATAATAAGCCCTATTTTTACAACGGTTATATTCGTTTTTCTGGACTTAACCAAGGAATAGAGTTTGTTAATGTAGATTTTGGTTATGATCCGAGTCAGACTATATTGCACAAAATTAATCTCAAGATTGAAAAAGGAAAAATGATGGCTTTAGTAGGAGCTTCTGGTTCTGGTAAAACCACAATAGCCGCTCTAATTTCCAGATTTTATGATCCAACGAGAGGTAAAATCTTAATTGATGGAGTTGATTTAAAAACTTTAGATATTAACTCGTTTCGCCAAAAAATTGCTGTTGTTAGTCAAGATACATTTATTTTTAACGCCTCGGTACGGGATAATATAGCCTATGCCCTCGAAAACGTTAATGATGAAGACATTTTGCAAGTCGCTCAATTGGCTAATGCACTAGAATTTATTGTCAAGTTGCCTGACGGATTAGATACCCAATTAGGAGAAAGAGGGGTTCGACTTTCAGGAGGCCAAAGACAGCGAATCGCAATCGCAAGAGCTTTATTACGAAATCCAGAAATTCTAATTTTAGATGAAGCAACCAGCGCCTTAGATTCTATATCTGAACGATTAATTCAACAGTCAATAGAAAATCTTTCGATGGGACGAACGGTAATTGCTATTGCTCATCGACTTTCTACTATTACTCAAGCTGACAAAATAGTAGTGCTTGAACAAGGCCGTATTGTAGAACAAGGCACTTATCAAGACTTATTACAAGAAGAAGGAAAACTTTGGAATTATCATCAACTTCAACAAGGGGTATGTTAA
- a CDS encoding chorismate mutase, which produces MTKMYRLDEFRTQLNILDEKLINILSERYQICRAIADFKKKHDIPMMQPARVEEVKNRCATMAKNKNLNPDFVRNLYTLIIDEACRLEDDIIDNKVENIK; this is translated from the coding sequence ATGACTAAAATGTACAGATTAGATGAATTTCGGACTCAATTAAATATTCTAGATGAAAAGTTAATCAATATTTTGAGTGAACGCTATCAAATTTGTCGTGCTATAGCAGACTTTAAAAAAAAGCATGATATACCGATGATGCAGCCGGCTCGTGTAGAAGAGGTAAAAAACAGATGTGCAACAATGGCTAAAAATAAAAATCTCAATCCTGACTTTGTGCGAAATTTATATACACTTATTATTGATGAAGCTTGCCGTTTAGAAGACGATATTATTGATAATAAAGTCGAAAATATTAAGTAA
- the pabB gene encoding aminodeoxychorismate synthase component I, whose amino-acid sequence MNVKTLLIDNYDSFSYNLYQLIGEVNNEPPFLVKNDTATWEEVSQLPFDNIVISPGPGRPEVPQDFGICKDAILQSNVPILGVCLGHQGICHLFGGVVDYAAQVMHGRASNVYHKNVGPFEGIPSPFSVIRYHSLHAPKSLLPEELEPIGWTSDNILMGVVHKTKPIWGVQFHPESISTEYGEQILENFLLFTKLYYQNSLSNLPSKKSISNSINIFKLDSVPKAPKIQEIHKQKAQINGKEIKVHYRRLPLKLDAEQVFLNFYANSNPAFWLDSALVRGFSRFSYMGDATGPYAEFVSYDVSTKTVTVNHHGQVTEYKETIFDYLDRNLRERYVPTEGMPFDFNLGYAGYLGYELKADCGGDLAHKADTADAQFVFADRLIIFDHEENVIYLACLDDVDHEDRAKQWLNTMWTNLHNLKPVAPWVVNQNPQKVEQTFRINTEEYREKIKESQCLISQGETYEVCLTNMITQHVNIDPLNTYRALRESNPAPYATYLNFPDVSVLCSSPERFITVDPSGVVESKPIKGTRRRGNTADEDEALYQDLRSNEKDNSENLMIVDLLRNDLGSVCNIGSVHVSSLFAVESYQTVHQLVSTIRGKLKRGISSVQCVKAAFPGGSMTGAPKKRTMEIIDRLEGGPRGIYSGAIGFFGLNGSTDLNIVIRTIVCTEKDITVGVGGAIVALSDPQDEIDEMILKSKALVHALSRSAIDNTKVTLMTQPSYILEEQLYKVG is encoded by the coding sequence ATGAACGTCAAAACTTTGCTTATAGATAACTACGATTCATTTTCCTATAATCTTTATCAATTAATTGGAGAAGTCAATAATGAACCTCCATTTTTAGTCAAAAATGATACGGCGACTTGGGAAGAAGTGTCTCAGCTTCCCTTTGATAACATTGTTATTTCTCCAGGCCCAGGAAGACCCGAAGTTCCTCAAGATTTTGGGATCTGCAAAGATGCTATTTTACAATCCAATGTCCCCATATTAGGGGTATGTTTAGGCCATCAAGGAATTTGTCATTTGTTTGGTGGAGTCGTTGATTATGCGGCTCAAGTTATGCACGGACGAGCTAGCAATGTTTATCATAAAAATGTAGGGCCTTTTGAAGGGATTCCTTCTCCTTTTTCGGTCATTCGGTATCATTCTTTACACGCTCCTAAGTCCCTTTTACCAGAAGAATTAGAGCCTATTGGTTGGACATCAGATAACATATTGATGGGAGTGGTACACAAGACAAAACCGATTTGGGGCGTTCAATTTCACCCAGAATCTATCTCTACAGAGTATGGAGAACAAATATTAGAAAATTTTCTCCTTTTTACCAAACTCTATTACCAAAATAGTTTGTCTAATTTGCCCTCTAAAAAATCTATTTCAAATAGCATTAATATTTTTAAATTGGATAGTGTACCCAAAGCCCCCAAGATTCAAGAAATACACAAACAAAAAGCACAGATTAATGGGAAGGAAATTAAAGTACATTATCGCCGATTACCCTTAAAATTAGATGCCGAACAGGTATTTTTAAACTTTTACGCCAACTCAAATCCTGCGTTTTGGTTGGATAGTGCCTTAGTCAGAGGATTCTCTCGTTTTTCTTATATGGGGGATGCAACCGGACCTTATGCAGAGTTTGTCAGCTATGATGTATCTACAAAAACGGTAACGGTAAACCATCACGGTCAAGTAACTGAGTATAAAGAAACTATCTTTGATTATTTAGATCGTAATCTCAGAGAAAGATATGTGCCTACTGAAGGGATGCCTTTTGACTTTAATCTCGGTTATGCGGGCTATCTGGGTTACGAATTAAAAGCAGATTGCGGTGGAGATCTGGCTCATAAAGCGGATACTGCCGATGCACAATTTGTCTTTGCCGATCGCCTGATTATTTTTGATCACGAAGAAAATGTAATTTATTTAGCTTGTTTAGATGATGTAGATCATGAAGATCGCGCTAAACAATGGCTTAATACTATGTGGACTAATCTACATAATTTAAAACCGGTTGCTCCTTGGGTAGTTAATCAGAATCCTCAAAAAGTCGAGCAAACTTTTCGGATTAATACTGAAGAATATCGGGAGAAAATTAAAGAAAGTCAGTGCTTAATTAGTCAAGGGGAAACCTATGAAGTTTGCTTGACTAACATGATTACTCAGCACGTTAACATCGATCCGCTTAATACTTATAGAGCTTTACGAGAAAGTAATCCTGCGCCCTATGCCACTTATTTAAACTTTCCTGATGTCAGTGTCCTTTGTTCATCTCCAGAGCGATTTATTACCGTAGATCCCAGTGGGGTTGTTGAATCTAAACCGATTAAAGGGACTCGTAGAAGAGGAAATACGGCTGATGAAGATGAAGCCTTATATCAAGACTTACGAAGCAATGAGAAAGATAATTCTGAAAATTTAATGATTGTTGATTTATTACGCAATGATCTTGGTTCAGTTTGTAATATTGGGAGTGTTCATGTTTCTAGTTTATTTGCAGTAGAAAGTTATCAAACTGTACATCAGTTGGTTAGTACCATTCGAGGCAAACTTAAGCGGGGTATTTCTTCGGTTCAATGTGTAAAAGCAGCATTTCCAGGCGGCTCAATGACCGGCGCTCCTAAAAAACGCACGATGGAAATTATTGATCGTTTAGAAGGAGGGCCTCGCGGAATTTATTCAGGAGCAATTGGCTTTTTTGGCTTAAATGGAAGTACGGATCTTAATATTGTTATACGTACTATTGTCTGCACTGAAAAAGATATTACAGTAGGTGTTGGTGGCGCAATTGTCGCTCTCTCTGATCCTCAAGATGAAATTGATGAAATGATTCTTAAATCTAAAGCTCTTGTTCACGCTTTGTCAAGGAGTGCAATTGATAATACTAAAGTTACTTTAATGACTCAGCCATCTTACATTTTAGAGGAGCAATTGTATAAAGTGGGATAA